In Microplitis demolitor isolate Queensland-Clemson2020A chromosome 9, iyMicDemo2.1a, whole genome shotgun sequence, one genomic interval encodes:
- the LOC103580798 gene encoding uncharacterized protein LOC103580798 has product MLQVHLSQQLPIPRIQNALYPYNPSLYDELMRLFATNLSVEPIRQSSEDIMADFRSNGRDFEYCPELENGELPPVLNRRKKNRKPLPIECAFCKNNGEEIQFYKQHILKDLNGRTVCPILRRYTCPICGANGDAAHTIKYCPANKSPEPIPLSNAMKRQVRNSAGKTRSK; this is encoded by the exons atgttgcaAGTACATTTATCACAACAATTACCAATACCGCGAATACAAAACGCACTTTATCCATATAATCCAAGTTTATATGATGAGCTGATGCGTTTATTTGCTACCAATCTTTCTGTTGAACCGATACGTCAATCTT ctgAAGACATTATGGCAGACTTCAGATCAAATGGCAGAGATTTCGAATACTGTCCTGAATTAGAAAACGGAGAATTGCCGCCAGTTTTGAACCGGCGTAAAAAAAACCGTAAGCCTTTGCCGATTGAATGCGCATTTTGTAAAAACAATGGGgaagaaattcaattttacaaGCAGCATATACTCAAGGATTTGAATGGACGTACTGTCTGTCCAATACTGag acgTTACACATGTCCAATTTGTGGTGCAAATGGTGACGCTGCCCATACCATAAAATACTGCCCAGCGAATAAAAGTCCAGAGCCAATTCCTCTGTCCAATGCAATGAAACGTCAGGTCAGAAATTCGGCTGGTAAAACTCGATCTAAGTAA
- the LOC103575634 gene encoding uncharacterized protein LOC103575634, protein MKLFIIICLIGIAIGFPYMEDTNQNWGLVVDDDTSEDDSNYESRPISLDPIAFRPSPVNKPPMTSPPSHVDPRPSGPLDMSLHPAVWNKMNKDAIYFRDSDD, encoded by the exons atgaaattatttataattatttgtttaattggTATTGCAATTGGCTTTCCGTACATGGAAGATACTAATCAAAATTGGGGATTAGTTGTTGATga tgatACTTCCGAGGACGATAGCAATTATGAAAG ccGACCAATAAGTTTAGACCCAATTGCATTCAGACCTAGTCCCGTGAATAAGCCACCAATGACGTCACCACCGAGTCATGTTGATCCacg aCCCTCAGGACCATTAGATATGAGTCTCCACCCAGCTGTATGGAATAAAATGAACAAAGATGCGATTTATTTTAGAGACTCTgatgattaa